GATGCGGTACGACGTTTATCATAAAATTTTTTAAGTGACAGAATTGTCATAATTGATTTTGGTTTTGTCACGGAACAGTCATTTTACATTGTTAAGATCAGTAGTGAAAAGGGAGGATAATGCGATGGCTGTTTTAGAAGTAAGAGAGCTGACAAAGAAATATAGTCAGGGAGAAGCGGAAGTGACCGCACTTGATCATGTTTCTTTTTCTGTTGAAAGAGGAGAATTTGTTGCGATTGTCGGAGCTTCCGGTTCAGGAAAATCTACCCTTATGAACATGATCGGAGGACTTGATCATCCAACCAGTGGTTCTGTCGTGATCGAGGAAAATGATATTGCTGCAATGAACGAGGATGAACTTGCTATTTTTCGAAGAAGAAATCTGGGAATTATTTATCAGTTTTACAATCTGATTCCTACGCTTACTGCAGAGGAAAATATTATGCTGCCATGGAAACTGGATGGAAGAAAAGAAAATAAAAAACGATTAACAGAAATGATGCAGCTGCTTGGGCTTTTGGAACGGGCAAAACATCTTCCGGGACAGATGTCCGGTGGACAGCAGCAGAGAGTATCAATCGGAAGGGCACTGATCAATGAGCCGGCTTTTATACTGGCGGATGAACCGACTGGAAACCTTGACAGTAAGACGGGCAGAGAGATTATGGATATTTTAAAGCTTGCCAATCAAAAGTATAAGCAGACGATTCTTTTAGTTACGCATGATGAAAAAATTGCCTTGCAGGCGAGCCGGATCATTACGATCGGAGACGGGAAAATTGTAAAAGATGAGGTGATGAAATCATGAAAATTACATCACAGCTCGCACTCAGTCAGCTAAAATTAAATAAAAAAAGAACAATGGCAGGGATTTCTGCTATTTCACTGGCAACAGCACTTGTTACGGCAGTTATGTGTTTTGTAACCAGTGGCAACAGGATGCTTACGGTTTTTTTAGAACCGGGATATGGAGACTATAGCAGTGTGTATTTTCTTTTGATTTTCGTTCCGGTTTTAATTTTAGGGATATTGATCGCTCTTATGTCGGTAACGGTGATATCAAATATTTTTGTGGCAAGTGCCAATAAAAGGATTCAGGAATTTGGTATTTTAAAATGTGTAGGTGGAACCGGAAAACAGATCAGAGCATGTGTTATCTGTGAAAGTTTGTGGCTTTGTGTGGTTGGTATTCCGCTTGGACTTATGGCAGGAACTTTGCTTGGATATATTGGTATAAAAATCACAGGATATTTTGTTTCGAATATCGATCAACTTTCAAAAAGTATTATTATGAGACCGTTTTCCTTTTCTTTGTCATTTCATATTTCGGTATGGACATATCTGTTTGCTTCCTTTTTTTCATTTTTGATTGTTCTTAGATCTGCGTACAAGCCTGCAAAAACTGTTGGAAGGCTTACTGCAATACAGTGTGTAAAAGGTATAACGACAGACATAAATCTAAAAGAGCTTGCTGTAAAAGGTGGATTGGCTGGAAAAATTTTTGGATGTGAAGGAGAGATTGCATGGAAAAATATTAAAAGGAATCAATCAGGATACAAAGCAACAGTACGGGCATTATCACTTGCAATTTTACTGTTTTTGATGACAGGTGGACTGGCAGAACAAGCGAAAGAGTTTCAGGAATGGATGACGCCGGATTCAAAAGAGATGGATGTGGATTATTGTTCAATTCGCAATATAGAGGTGAATAAACGAACCGGACGTACCGAAGAAAAGATCGTATCACCAATATCCTCTATAACTTATAACGAAATAACAAAAAGATTAGCTGAATATGGTAATATAGAAGTATATGGAGTAGGAAATGATGCATGTACATATCAGGCAATCCTGGATAAGAATTTCCTGTCTAAGGATATGTCAGAGGCTCCAGACATTTTTGATGAGAATGCAGAAGCAGGGGTTTCTCTCATATCGGTGGATGAAAAATTATATCAGAAGCTGTGTGACAGAGCAGGAGCTCCTTACGGCAGTAATCTTTTGATAAACAGTTACCAGTATAATGATAATGGGAGAACAAAGAGCATAAAACCCTTTGGAGAAACGGTTACGGAAATCACTTTGATAAATGCAGCCGAAGAGAAGAAAAGGATTGAAATTGGAGGTTTTTTATATCAGGAAGATCTGAAAGAACCGGGATTTCGTGATATGTCTCCTGATCCGGTAAGGATTGTTGTGCCGGATGTTACTGCCAGATATTTCGACTGGTTTTGTACACCGGATGATGAACAGGCATTTGCAGAATATGCCAGAAAAATCATGGATGAATATTATCCGGTACTTACAGAGGATTCCTATGTGGATCAGGGATATACGGTGAGAATAAGCCGCATGGATACGATGGCAAAAATGTTAAATATCGCAATTATCCTTGCGGAAATTATTCTATATGGATTTGTTATTCTGTTGATTTTTATGGGATTTGCAAGTGTGATCAACACGCTTGCGGCAAATATCAGGATCAGAGGACGAGAGTTTGCAATTTTAAAAAGTGTTGGAATGACAAATGCTTCCATTCAAAAAATGCTTTACTGTGAAAGCCTGATATGCATTATAAAAGCACTGATACCAGGAACTGTACTCGGAATTGCAATACCATTTGCAATGAATCTGTCTATACGAAAAGCGTTTCCGGTGTTATATCATATTCCATGGGGAATGTTAATAGCAGGAGTGGTCGTCTTGACTGTGGTAGTGATGATTATCACATGGGCTGAAACAACTAAGCAAAAGGATAAGAGTATCATTGATGAGATCAGAATGGATGTCGTGTGATGTAATGGAGATTTGCATTTATATGGAAGAAAGAAATAAATATGGGATATATATATGGTGATGGCGTGAGTGTTCAGATCAAAAATTGACAAAACAGTTAGTTTGTGCTAACATAACTTGTGTTATGGAAGATGAGCGCAGAAAACAGACAGAACAAAAACTGATCAGATCCGGCAGGGCAGAGTTCCTAAAAAAGGGTTATGTAAAAGCCAGTCTCCGGGATATCTGCAAAGCAGCCGGTGTCACGACTGGAGCATTTTATTTCTCATTTGAGAGTAAAGAAGCGTTAATGACAGCCATTTTAGATCCGGTGATCGCTGATTATGAGCATATGTGCGCCGAACTGGCGCAAAGGGAAGAAGAGGATCCCGGTACAGCGGATGATAATGAACGGCAGATCATGGAATATTTATCGGAGCACCGGGCGGAGGCAATCATTCTGATGGAAAGATCAGAGGGCAGCCGTTATGAGGGCTTCCGGCAAAAAGTATACAGCCAGATGCAGGCGGCATTTACCAGCTATTTTTCAAAGTTTATGGGAAGTGAGCCGGATTCGGAAATGATCCGGATTTTGGTTGCAATGCGGCTTCGCGGATACATGGAACTGATAGAAGGAGATTATACCGTGGAAGAAAGACTAAAGCTTGCGAGGGAGATAGGCATACATGCCGACGCAGGATCGATGGCATTAATTCAATATTTAAAAGAACAAAGAGAAGTCTATCGCAGATGATGCGGTAGGCTTTTTCTATTGCAAAACATAACAGATCAGAAAAATTGTTATGCGCTCGCAAAACAAGGAGGAAAAAGGAGGATTTCATCATGAAAGAAAAAACAAATTATGGAAACTGGGTGCCGGAGAAGGCTCTGTATCTGCTGTTTGGACTGGCGGGGGTATTTCTTGTGGTCACGGTGCTGCTTGGAGTTATGGTACAGATGCCGGTTATCACGGTGATCGCGGGAGTGGTTTGTGCGCTGACATTTGCGATGGCGGTCTATATGCTGGTCTGCCATGAAGCGTTTGCATTTGGAAAGGGAAATATGATGGCAGGTGTGCATAAACATCTGGTAGAGCATCTTGACTGGGATGGAGAAGGGAAAATGCTCGATATCGGATGTGGTGCTGCTGCACTTACGGTCCGGTGCGCGAAGGCTTTCCCGAAAGCGCAGATCACGGCGATGGATTACTGGGGAGCAGAGTGGAGTTACGCAAAGGAGCAGTGTGAGAGAAATGTAAGACTAGAGAGTGTTGCAGTCCGCGTGTCATTTCAAAAAGGAGACGCAGCAAAGCTGGATTTTGCGGATGAAACATTTGATGCGGCAGTGAGCAATTTTGTGTTTCATGAAGTACGGTCGACGAAAGATAAGCGGAATGTGGTGAGAGAGGCACTCCGGGTGGTAAAAAAAAGAGGGGTATTTTCATTTCAGGATATGTTTTCACAGAAAGCGTTGTACGGAGATATGGATGCATTTGTTGAGGTATTAAAAGCCGAAGGAATCTCTGAGATACACTATATCGGTGATCTGGAAAAGAAACTTGATTTTATTCCGGGATTTGTGACGACGCCGTGGATGATCAGTGGGATGGGGATATTATATGGAAAGAAATAAATGTGATAAAATAAAATCTGAAATTTACAGGTGAAACGTGGATGGAATGTATGTAATTTTAGTAAAGAAAAAGTCTTGTGATTGGAATGGATTGCAGTTTTTCGCATCATTATGGTAAGATGAAAATACATGATACAGAATCGAGGTGAATTCATGATGAAATTTGTTCGAGGTAACTACTCAGTACAGTTGAAATGATCTGTTAGCAGATTGTACTGAGGTGAATTCATGATCATAGAATGTTAACGGAGCGTGCATTCTATGATATTAATATGCTGACAGTCACAACTGTACTGTTTCGTAGGTAAAAAATATGCGATAAAAGGAGTACAGTTATGCGTTACATAAAAGAAATACTAAAGAAAAATTTATTGGTTACATCTGGCTATCTCGTGATTGGGGTATTTAATTCCTTTCTTTTGAACTATAAGGCAGATTATTTTCAGAAAATCATTGACGGACTTTCCGGTGGAACCCTGACGATCATTGGGATTGTCGCATATGGGATCATTTTGCTTACCGGTTACATTTTGGAGTATGTGGACGAATATCCGGCAAAAAAACTGGAACATGGGATTTATCTGGACTTTAAGCTGTTAGCGCTTCAAAAAATCAGTATCATAGAGTATCTGGAATATGTGAAGCTGGGAACAGGAAAACTTGTTCAGAAAATTGAAAATGGTTCAACAGCGGGACGGGATGTGATATTTAATTTCTGGCTGGTTTTGATTCGCCAGTTATTGCCGTCCATACTATTCAGTATGTATTTTATTGCAAAAATCAACAGAAATATCATGTATATTTTGATGAGCGGATATCTGGTCGTTTTTGTAGTGTCGAATGTATTGCTGAAAGTTTTGATGCAAATGAAAGAGAAAGTCCTTAATCATGAGGAAATGTTAAATCATTATCTGATACGCGGATTTATGGAACTGGTCATATTCCGTGTGGAAAGGCAGTTTCCGAATGAGATCAGGAAAGCAGATGATGCAAAAAGGGAGATCGTATCTTCAAAAGTAAAAATGAATCTGATCCATGAGGCTTTTTTTACGATATTTGCATGGATGGTTGCATTTTTAAATATAGGGATTATATTTTATGCATGGAAAAGCAAAAATCTCACGGCGGGCGAAGTGGTGGCACTGATTTCGCTGGTGGAAAATGCGTATGTCCCAATCGCAATATTCAATGTGATCTATGTGCAATATAAGCTGGATAAGTCAGCTTATGCAAGATTTGTCCGGTTTTTGGAGTTAAAAAATGACGAGCAGCTCCAGAAAGGCAAGATTCCGGCTGGAAATGCAGGTGAGATCTGTGTCAGGAATCT
The Roseburia rectibacter DNA segment above includes these coding regions:
- a CDS encoding ABC transporter ATP-binding protein, which produces MAVLEVRELTKKYSQGEAEVTALDHVSFSVERGEFVAIVGASGSGKSTLMNMIGGLDHPTSGSVVIEENDIAAMNEDELAIFRRRNLGIIYQFYNLIPTLTAEENIMLPWKLDGRKENKKRLTEMMQLLGLLERAKHLPGQMSGGQQQRVSIGRALINEPAFILADEPTGNLDSKTGREIMDILKLANQKYKQTILLVTHDEKIALQASRIITIGDGKIVKDEVMKS
- a CDS encoding ABC transporter permease encodes the protein MKITSQLALSQLKLNKKRTMAGISAISLATALVTAVMCFVTSGNRMLTVFLEPGYGDYSSVYFLLIFVPVLILGILIALMSVTVISNIFVASANKRIQEFGILKCVGGTGKQIRACVICESLWLCVVGIPLGLMAGTLLGYIGIKITGYFVSNIDQLSKSIIMRPFSFSLSFHISVWTYLFASFFSFLIVLRSAYKPAKTVGRLTAIQCVKGITTDINLKELAVKGGLAGKIFGCEGEIAWKNIKRNQSGYKATVRALSLAILLFLMTGGLAEQAKEFQEWMTPDSKEMDVDYCSIRNIEVNKRTGRTEEKIVSPISSITYNEITKRLAEYGNIEVYGVGNDACTYQAILDKNFLSKDMSEAPDIFDENAEAGVSLISVDEKLYQKLCDRAGAPYGSNLLINSYQYNDNGRTKSIKPFGETVTEITLINAAEEKKRIEIGGFLYQEDLKEPGFRDMSPDPVRIVVPDVTARYFDWFCTPDDEQAFAEYARKIMDEYYPVLTEDSYVDQGYTVRISRMDTMAKMLNIAIILAEIILYGFVILLIFMGFASVINTLAANIRIRGREFAILKSVGMTNASIQKMLYCESLICIIKALIPGTVLGIAIPFAMNLSIRKAFPVLYHIPWGMLIAGVVVLTVVVMIITWAETTKQKDKSIIDEIRMDVV
- a CDS encoding ABC transporter ATP-binding protein gives rise to the protein MRYIKEILKKNLLVTSGYLVIGVFNSFLLNYKADYFQKIIDGLSGGTLTIIGIVAYGIILLTGYILEYVDEYPAKKLEHGIYLDFKLLALQKISIIEYLEYVKLGTGKLVQKIENGSTAGRDVIFNFWLVLIRQLLPSILFSMYFIAKINRNIMYILMSGYLVVFVVSNVLLKVLMQMKEKVLNHEEMLNHYLIRGFMELVIFRVERQFPNEIRKADDAKREIVSSKVKMNLIHEAFFTIFAWMVAFLNIGIIFYAWKSKNLTAGEVVALISLVENAYVPIAIFNVIYVQYKLDKSAYARFVRFLELKNDEQLQKGKIPAGNAGEICVRNLHFEYEEKTALDEVAFTITRGQKVALVGESGSGKSTLIKILLGFLKYDRGQIKVGGVELRDLCLDKFYDKIVYLSQDSPIFDGTIRENILFDRNVPDDEIMMALEKVNLSCLVRDSAKGLDTQIGEKGTRLSGGEKQRLALARLWFEDPELVILDEATSALDNLTEEAVMQEVLDRLKDQTMIVIAHRLNFIAAFDKIIVFRNSKITSQGTFEELMKSDPYFAELYHTSSQI
- a CDS encoding TetR/AcrR family transcriptional regulator — encoded protein: MTKQLVCANITCVMEDERRKQTEQKLIRSGRAEFLKKGYVKASLRDICKAAGVTTGAFYFSFESKEALMTAILDPVIADYEHMCAELAQREEEDPGTADDNERQIMEYLSEHRAEAIILMERSEGSRYEGFRQKVYSQMQAAFTSYFSKFMGSEPDSEMIRILVAMRLRGYMELIEGDYTVEERLKLAREIGIHADAGSMALIQYLKEQREVYRR
- a CDS encoding class I SAM-dependent methyltransferase, which encodes MKEKTNYGNWVPEKALYLLFGLAGVFLVVTVLLGVMVQMPVITVIAGVVCALTFAMAVYMLVCHEAFAFGKGNMMAGVHKHLVEHLDWDGEGKMLDIGCGAAALTVRCAKAFPKAQITAMDYWGAEWSYAKEQCERNVRLESVAVRVSFQKGDAAKLDFADETFDAAVSNFVFHEVRSTKDKRNVVREALRVVKKRGVFSFQDMFSQKALYGDMDAFVEVLKAEGISEIHYIGDLEKKLDFIPGFVTTPWMISGMGILYGKK